TGGCCCTTTGCATCCTTCTGTATGCCGCTCGGCCTGCCTCTCGCAGGGAGCTATAGGGTGAGTGGATTGGAGTCGAGCAGCGTGAAGTGACTCCGGTCAAAGTCTATGATGCCATCCTTGCGCAGCTTGCCAAGCTCGGTAGAGACGGCGCTTCGGTTTACGGACAGGAAGTCGGCTAGCTGCTGCCTGTCAAACGGTATCGTGAAGCTGCGCGAGCCTTGGCGCTGCGATTCTGCACCCAGATAGGCAAGGAGCTTCTCTCGGGTGGTGCGCCTGGTGACGAACGAGAGCATGTCGTTGAGACGCAGGTTTTGCTCGGCTATGGTCGAGACAAGATTCTGCATGAGTCGGTTATGGAAGGGGCAGGAGGCCCTGCATATCTCCATGATCGCACGGATCTCGAACGTGAGCACCCGAACCTTGCGTGTCGCGACGACTGACACGGTGAGTCTGGATCCCGGTGTGCACGCGTACGCTTCGGCGAAGGAGTCACTCGGTCCGTCGATCGAGACGATGCTTCGGTTACCCCACCAATCCTCGCGGATGATGTTGATCTGGCCCTCAAGCATAACGAACACGTGGCTTGTAACGTCTCCTGCGTTTAAGAGTCGCTCGCCGACGTCGTATCTTCGCTCACGTGCCCCGAGGCAGGGGAGTGCGGCGAGGATCTCATCCTCATTGAGACCGGAGAAGAGCCTGACCTTGCGAAGGACGGGGAGTTGTGTGCGTGCCCAGGCAGGGGCTTTTGCCGCAGCTGCCGATGCGATACTCGAGCGTCGTGCGCTCCTTTGCGCCAGTGCCATGCGCTCTTTGCGGTCCATGTGTGTTTGCGCGGACAGGGGGATCTCTCCGAGGGTGGCGATGACAGTACTTGTGTCCTCGTTTCCGCGTGTTTCCATGCGCCTGAGCTCCCGTCGACTC
The DNA window shown above is from Olsenella sp. oral taxon 807 and carries:
- a CDS encoding Crp/Fnr family transcriptional regulator produces the protein METRGNEDTSTVIATLGEIPLSAQTHMDRKERMALAQRSARRSSIASAAAAKAPAWARTQLPVLRKVRLFSGLNEDEILAALPCLGARERRYDVGERLLNAGDVTSHVFVMLEGQINIIREDWWGNRSIVSIDGPSDSFAEAYACTPGSRLTVSVVATRKVRVLTFEIRAIMEICRASCPFHNRLMQNLVSTIAEQNLRLNDMLSFVTRRTTREKLLAYLGAESQRQGSRSFTIPFDRQQLADFLSVNRSAVSTELGKLRKDGIIDFDRSHFTLLDSNPLTL